A stretch of Sulfurimonas autotrophica DSM 16294 DNA encodes these proteins:
- a CDS encoding FMN-binding glutamate synthase family protein: MSLLQEMWNFFINFIEFFLLAAFLGILMLYIYDKFVQRQHALLINYPVIGRMRYLFESLREPLRQYFADETFYESKDKVDWVYKAAKDKPNYKSFSVLQPFSGSRFVIKHASSVLNDDEVDNDTSVIFGKNTKHPFVSATPIIRSAMSDGSLSPEAIRAFSLAGMNSNLTINTGEGSLTSNHLFTLKPDCSNAPYLEVVQSKPLAEIAFKIGTFFFNHAVAIKWYRTVLLNKKTQNTYIYDTASHSLFRVNWDAPLESFPKTVPDTIPNIIFQMSSGLYGVRDKDGKFDAQKYQKVMKFCRMTEIKIAQGAKQTGGKLAGAKVTADIAYYRGVEEQKDIFSPNRFPYADTTEHLLDFVEQLQELSQKPVGFKIVISDADSVNELASIIAQRKREGRNIPDFITVDSGEGGSATAPLELMESVGLTTPNALYILDMMLKKHNLRDNIKIIASGKILTPDDVIITMCMGADAVGIARGFMMSGGCIRARMCSGFGTHVCPVGMATQDPKKRASYLVVKEGIEIGNYHKNLIKSIKTILAVMGVKSINDLNKRLLTFKNRSGEIYFDIDEYFHQKLKV, from the coding sequence ATGAGTTTGCTTCAAGAAATGTGGAATTTTTTTATAAATTTTATTGAGTTTTTCTTGCTCGCTGCATTTCTTGGTATTTTAATGCTTTATATATATGATAAATTTGTACAAAGACAGCATGCACTTTTAATAAACTACCCCGTAATTGGACGAATGCGTTACCTTTTTGAGTCCCTTCGCGAACCTTTAAGACAATACTTTGCAGATGAGACTTTTTATGAGTCTAAAGACAAAGTGGACTGGGTTTACAAGGCGGCAAAAGATAAGCCCAATTATAAATCTTTTTCCGTTTTACAGCCTTTTTCAGGCTCCAGATTTGTTATCAAACATGCCTCTAGTGTTTTAAATGATGATGAAGTTGATAATGATACATCTGTTATATTTGGAAAAAATACAAAGCACCCATTTGTGTCAGCCACACCCATAATCCGTTCAGCCATGAGCGACGGTTCGCTCAGTCCTGAGGCAATTCGCGCCTTTAGTCTTGCCGGTATGAATTCAAACCTGACAATAAATACAGGCGAAGGTTCTTTGACATCTAATCATCTTTTTACACTTAAACCTGATTGTAGTAATGCACCCTATCTGGAAGTTGTTCAAAGCAAACCTTTAGCAGAAATAGCTTTTAAAATTGGCACCTTCTTTTTTAACCATGCCGTTGCTATAAAATGGTATAGAACCGTACTTTTAAATAAAAAAACGCAAAATACCTACATCTACGACACAGCTTCACATTCACTCTTTAGAGTAAACTGGGATGCACCTCTTGAGAGTTTTCCAAAAACTGTTCCCGATACCATTCCTAACATCATTTTTCAAATGAGTTCAGGTCTTTACGGCGTCAGAGATAAAGATGGAAAATTTGATGCACAAAAGTATCAAAAGGTAATGAAATTTTGTCGCATGACAGAGATAAAAATCGCCCAAGGTGCAAAACAGACCGGCGGGAAACTTGCCGGTGCAAAAGTAACTGCCGATATTGCATACTATCGCGGCGTCGAGGAACAAAAAGATATTTTTTCTCCAAACAGATTTCCTTATGCGGACACAACGGAACATCTGCTTGATTTTGTTGAACAACTGCAAGAACTTTCGCAAAAACCGGTTGGTTTTAAAATAGTTATTTCCGATGCTGATTCTGTCAACGAGCTGGCATCAATAATTGCACAAAGAAAAAGAGAAGGCAGAAATATTCCTGATTTTATAACAGTTGACAGCGGAGAGGGAGGCAGTGCTACGGCACCGCTGGAACTTATGGAGTCAGTCGGACTCACAACACCAAATGCTTTATATATTCTAGATATGATGCTTAAAAAACATAATTTAAGAGACAATATCAAAATAATAGCCAGTGGTAAAATACTTACACCTGATGATGTAATAATTACAATGTGTATGGGTGCAGATGCTGTTGGAATTGCACGCGGATTCATGATGAGCGGCGGATGCATTCGCGCCCGTATGTGTTCAGGTTTCGGAACACATGTGTGTCCAGTCGGCATGGCTACGCAAGACCCAAAAAAAAGAGCTTCATATCTTGTTGTTAAAGAAGGTATAGAGATAGGAAACTATCATAAAAACCTCATTAAAAGCATAAAAACAATTCTGGCGGTTATGGGTGTCAAAAGTATTAATGATTTAAATAAAAGATTGCTTACTTTTAAAAACAGAAGCGGTGAAATATATTTTGACATTGATGAGTATTTTCATCAAAAACTCAAAGTATAG
- the hisS gene encoding histidine--tRNA ligase produces the protein MIKSLRGMNDILDENEYKRFTYFLEVAADVAKKYGFHYIETPLLEETALFKRSVGESSDIVGKEMYQFIDKGENDVCLRPEGTAGVVRAFIQKKLDKAGGIHRFFYYGPMFRYERPQKGRLREFHQFGVESFGVASVYEDAAMIMMVADILKKLGIGYRLQLNSLGDNNCMPQYRDSLVSFIESVEEQICEDCKRRKSTNPIRVLDCKNEKCQFLYENAPKLINSLCEGCESDFDKLKKILDDNDISYEIDTNLVRGLDYYSKTAFEFVSDNIGSQSAIAGGGRYDRLVEFLDGRPTPAVGFAMGIERLLELIAMPEESREGYYLGAMDEEAVDTIVSLTHKKRAADKAVCDYKAKNLKNHLKSADKVNAKYCCVIGTNEMNEGTIWVKNLESKTELTIKREDF, from the coding sequence ATGATTAAATCACTCAGAGGCATGAACGATATACTTGATGAAAATGAGTATAAACGATTTACTTATTTTTTAGAGGTAGCAGCAGATGTTGCTAAAAAATATGGTTTTCATTATATTGAAACACCTCTTTTAGAAGAGACGGCACTTTTTAAACGCAGTGTCGGCGAGAGCAGCGATATTGTCGGTAAAGAGATGTACCAGTTTATAGACAAAGGTGAAAATGATGTTTGTCTGCGTCCTGAAGGAACTGCCGGTGTTGTACGGGCTTTTATTCAAAAAAAACTGGACAAGGCAGGCGGCATTCACAGGTTTTTTTATTATGGACCAATGTTTCGTTATGAAAGACCGCAAAAAGGACGTTTAAGAGAATTTCATCAGTTCGGTGTTGAAAGTTTCGGTGTTGCAAGCGTATATGAAGATGCAGCTATGATTATGATGGTTGCAGATATTCTTAAAAAACTCGGCATAGGGTACCGACTGCAGCTCAACTCTTTGGGTGATAACAACTGCATGCCTCAGTACCGTGATAGTCTCGTTTCATTTATAGAGAGTGTGGAAGAGCAAATATGTGAAGACTGTAAACGCAGAAAAAGTACAAATCCTATTCGCGTGCTTGATTGTAAAAATGAAAAATGCCAGTTTTTATATGAAAATGCGCCAAAACTTATAAATTCACTGTGTGAAGGCTGTGAAAGTGATTTTGACAAACTGAAAAAAATACTTGATGATAATGACATCAGTTATGAAATAGATACAAATCTTGTGCGCGGACTTGATTACTACTCAAAGACCGCTTTTGAATTTGTCAGTGATAATATCGGGAGTCAAAGTGCTATTGCCGGCGGCGGGAGATATGACAGACTTGTGGAGTTTTTAGACGGGCGCCCTACTCCTGCTGTCGGTTTTGCTATGGGAATTGAAAGACTTTTAGAGCTTATTGCAATGCCTGAAGAATCAAGAGAAGGATATTACCTCGGTGCTATGGATGAAGAAGCTGTTGACACTATTGTCTCTTTAACACATAAAAAAAGAGCAGCAGATAAAGCTGTGTGTGACTACAAAGCAAAAAACCTGAAAAACCATCTCAAAAGTGCTGACAAAGTCAATGCAAAATACTGCTGTGTCATAGGTACAAATGAGATGAATGAGGGAACTATCTGGGTAAAAAATTTGGAGAGCAAAACAGAATTAACTATTAAAAGAGAAGATTTTTAG
- the tmk gene encoding dTMP kinase, with protein sequence MYIAIEGIDTAGKSTQIAALKKHFPQAVTTKEPGGTEIGKEIREMVLSAKTKSKRAEFLLFLADRAEHIKEVIEPNLHKVIISDRSAVSGVAYALIQEDIDTKDLVYLNDFATKKIYPKKIFLLRLTKEELEFRLSQKELDGIELRGSEYLLQIQESIKKASELLGLTLIEIDATKPINEITEEILSNINN encoded by the coding sequence ATGTATATCGCGATTGAAGGTATTGATACAGCCGGTAAAAGTACGCAAATTGCAGCATTAAAAAAGCATTTTCCACAAGCTGTAACTACAAAAGAGCCGGGAGGCACTGAGATAGGAAAAGAGATAAGAGAAATGGTACTAAGTGCTAAAACGAAAAGTAAAAGAGCAGAATTTCTTCTTTTTCTTGCAGACCGTGCAGAACATATAAAAGAGGTTATAGAGCCGAATCTCCATAAAGTAATAATATCTGACAGAAGTGCTGTAAGCGGCGTTGCTTACGCTTTGATTCAAGAGGATATAGATACAAAAGATTTAGTTTATTTGAATGATTTTGCAACAAAAAAAATATATCCGAAAAAGATATTTTTGCTGCGCCTAACAAAAGAAGAGCTGGAATTCAGACTTTCACAAAAAGAACTTGACGGCATAGAGCTTCGAGGCAGTGAATATTTGCTTCAAATTCAAGAGAGCATCAAAAAAGCAAGCGAGCTTCTGGGCTTAACACTTATCGAAATTGATGCAACAAAACCCATAAATGAAATAACAGAAGAAATATTAAGTAATATCAACAATTAA
- the coaD gene encoding pantetheine-phosphate adenylyltransferase — protein sequence MKSRKIALYPGTFDPITNGHYDIIERARNLFDEVIVAVAESKDKNPLFTLEQRIHMAQIAVKNLNGVHVVGFNNLTVELAHEHNAGVLIRGLRAVSDFEYELQLGYLNNSLDEEIETVYLMPKLKHAFISSSIVRNLLKFNGKTEHLLPIEVQKIIGSLN from the coding sequence TTGAAGAGTCGTAAAATCGCTTTATATCCGGGAACATTTGATCCTATAACAAACGGACACTATGACATTATAGAGCGTGCTAGGAATTTGTTTGACGAAGTCATAGTCGCAGTTGCAGAGTCAAAAGATAAAAATCCGCTGTTTACGCTTGAACAGAGAATCCATATGGCACAAATAGCCGTAAAAAATTTAAACGGAGTCCACGTAGTAGGTTTTAACAACTTAACAGTAGAACTGGCACATGAGCATAATGCAGGGGTGCTTATACGCGGGCTTCGTGCAGTGAGTGACTTTGAGTATGAACTGCAGTTGGGATATTTAAATAATTCTCTTGATGAGGAGATAGAAACCGTTTACTTGATGCCAAAACTAAAACATGCTTTTATCAGCTCTTCTATTGTAAGAAATTTATTGAAATTTAACGGCAAAACGGAGCATTTACTCCCGATTGAGGTGCAAAAAATCATAGGGAGCCTCAACTAA
- a CDS encoding UbiX family flavin prenyltransferase encodes MKKTKIVVAVSGASGVNLGIKMLHLLPESVEKHFIMSQNSKTVLSHEMHDVTTHDNKNISASIASGSFGIDAMIIAPCSMNTLAKIACGIADNLITRCAAVMIKEQKKLILAPREMPFSAITLENMHKLSSLGIIIAPPVMAYYSQQQTLDDMENFIIGKWFDLLDIENNLYQRWQIEES; translated from the coding sequence ATGAAAAAAACAAAAATAGTAGTTGCAGTCAGCGGAGCGAGCGGTGTGAATCTTGGTATAAAAATGCTTCATCTGCTTCCTGAATCTGTCGAAAAACATTTTATAATGTCGCAAAACTCCAAGACCGTACTTTCCCATGAAATGCATGATGTAACGACACATGACAATAAAAATATATCTGCTTCTATCGCTTCGGGATCTTTTGGAATTGACGCTATGATAATCGCTCCGTGTTCGATGAATACACTCGCCAAAATAGCCTGCGGAATCGCAGATAATCTCATTACACGATGTGCCGCCGTGATGATAAAAGAGCAAAAAAAGCTTATATTAGCACCAAGAGAGATGCCTTTTTCTGCTATTACTTTGGAAAATATGCACAAACTCTCAAGTCTGGGAATCATTATTGCACCGCCTGTTATGGCTTATTACTCGCAACAGCAGACTTTAGATGATATGGAAAATTTCATTATCGGTAAATGGTTTGATCTGTTGGACATTGAAAATAATTTATACCAAAGGTGGCAAATTGAAGAGTCGTAA
- the flgA gene encoding flagellar basal body P-ring formation chaperone FlgA translates to MLFIKIIFLLIFPILIFAANNLQSNYFIKNDFIMLSDIIHVNKKDDKKLFNIDKYRHSKRIKRDKLLKILQKNGYSNYASKHSYIQFTKRSPIDTTLIQNSIKKLYTQKYKTINISLITLVPTRYLDKLPKNYSIHFNKRAHLSKKGVLYIKTDDNKKIFFNYQILAAVSVLTARNNIKKDSELSSVNTRKNSIILNKFRAMPLQGLHVSRYQAKHNLKANDIITSRDVIGLYLVKRGSNVNVSLQNAGIDIFFSAKALQNGRLGDSISVMQKNDKKLKVVVVGRNKAEVK, encoded by the coding sequence ATGTTATTTATTAAAATAATTTTTCTACTCATCTTCCCTATACTTATTTTTGCAGCAAATAATTTACAAAGTAATTATTTTATAAAAAATGATTTTATTATGCTCTCCGATATTATACATGTAAACAAAAAAGATGATAAAAAACTTTTCAATATAGACAAATATAGACATTCTAAACGAATAAAAAGAGACAAACTCCTAAAAATACTTCAAAAAAACGGTTACAGCAACTATGCCTCAAAACACAGTTATATCCAATTTACAAAACGAAGTCCTATCGACACAACACTTATACAAAACAGTATAAAAAAACTCTATACTCAAAAATATAAAACCATAAATATATCTTTAATTACTCTTGTTCCTACACGCTACCTGGATAAACTTCCTAAAAATTACAGTATACATTTTAACAAAAGAGCCCATTTGTCAAAAAAAGGTGTTTTGTATATAAAAACAGATGATAATAAAAAGATATTTTTTAATTATCAAATTCTCGCTGCCGTTTCTGTTTTAACAGCCAGAAATAACATTAAAAAAGATAGCGAACTCAGCAGTGTAAATACACGAAAAAATAGTATAATACTAAATAAATTTAGAGCAATGCCTCTGCAGGGGTTACATGTAAGCAGGTACCAGGCAAAACATAATTTAAAAGCCAATGACATTATAACTAGTAGAGATGTAATAGGTTTATATTTAGTTAAACGAGGCTCAAATGTCAACGTAAGCCTGCAAAATGCGGGAATAGATATCTTTTTCTCGGCAAAAGCGCTTCAAAATGGCAGACTCGGTGACAGTATCAGTGTTATGCAAAAAAACGACAAAAAATTAAAAGTTGTTGTGGTTGGAAGAAATAAAGCAGAGGTAAAATGA